Proteins from a single region of Schistocerca gregaria isolate iqSchGreg1 chromosome 3, iqSchGreg1.2, whole genome shotgun sequence:
- the LOC126353903 gene encoding pyridoxine/pyridoxamine 5'-phosphate oxidase-like, producing the protein MIFVVRKYCSPKIFEKIIMALIGGDGSTLTVNISGMRKKYKDKSDVFTESDITDKNPYSLFKIWFDEACNNPQIFEANAMCLATASRSGMPSCRYVLLKGYGTDGFKFYTNYESRKGKELAENPVAALNFYWAPLVRQVRIEGVVEKLSEQESDEYFHSRPVDSQIGACISHQSTVISGREELIEAGHKIREEYVSPGKEIPRPNEWGGFIVKPTTFEFWQGQSDRVHDRIRFRRLEENETSDEILIHKGRDGWVYERLAP; encoded by the exons ATGATATTTGTTGTCCGAAAATATTGCTCTCCTAAAATTTTCGAGAAGATCATTATGGCTCTCATTGGTGGTGATGGCAGTACTCTCACTGTGAACATAAGTG GGATGAGAAAAAAATACAAGGATAAATCAGATGTCTTCACAGAAAGTGATATCACGGACAAGAATCCGTATAGCCTTTTTAAAATTTGGTTTGACGAGGCGTGCAACAATCCTCAAATATTTGAAGCGAATGCCATGTGCTTAGCAACTGCAAGTAG ATCAGGGATGCCGTCGTGCCGTTATGTTCTCCTCAAAggttatggaactgatggctttaaaTTCTATACGAATTATGAAAGCAGAAAAGGAAAAGAACTA GCTGAAAATCCCGTAGCTGCTTTAAATTTCTACTGGGCACCTTTAGTTAGACAG GTCCGAATTGAGGGTGTTGTTGAGAAACTCTCAGAACAAGAATCTGATGAATACTTCCATTCAAGGCCAGTTGATAGCCAAATTGGAGCCTGTATCAGCCATCAGAGCACTGTTATTTCAGGCAGAGAGGAACTTATTGAAGCGGGCCATAAGATTCGAGAGGAATACGTCAGTCCTGGGAAAGAAATTCCTCGTCCAAATGAATG GGGAGGCTTCATTGTGAAACCAACTACTTTTGAATTTTGGCAAGGACAAAGTGATAGAGTTCATGATCGTATTAGATTCAGACGGCTAGAAGAGAATGAAACATCAGATGAAATTCTTATTCATAAAGGAAGAGATGGATGGGTGTATGAAAGACTGGCACCATGA